In Camelus bactrianus isolate YW-2024 breed Bactrian camel chromosome 10, ASM4877302v1, whole genome shotgun sequence, a genomic segment contains:
- the LOC105079841 gene encoding ribonuclease inhibitor isoform X1, which produces MGPIRVIRGVLPISRSLTWSYLQRPLCHVRDSLPYLPAYWLVQFITATADNRWSLPPSPVWRISGETSPPAMNLDIQCEELSDSRWTELLPLIQQYEVVRLDDCGLTEVRCKDISSALRVNSSLTELSLGTNELGDGGVHLVLQGLQSPTCKIQKLSLQNCSLTEAGCGALPGLLRSLPTLQELHLSNNPLGDAGLQLLCEGLLDPKCQLEKLQLEYCNLTAASCEPLAAVLRATQKLKELVLSNNDIGEAGIRTLCRGLADSACQLETLKLENCGLTAANCKDLCGILAAQASLRELDLGSNALSDAGVTDLCPGLLSPGSQLRTLWLWECEVTTSGCRDLCRVLRAKETLKELSLAGNHLGDEGAQLLCESLLQPSCQLEMLWVKSCSLTAACCPHFGTVLARNKRLLELQLSSNKLGDAGVQELCRGLRQPGCVLRALWLGDCDVSNSGCGGLAALLLANQSLRELDLSNNCMGDPGVLQLLGSLEQPGCALEQLVLYDIYWTEEVEDRLRALERSKPSLRVIS; this is translated from the exons ATGGGGCCTATCCGAGTGATCCGGGGCgttctccccatctcaagatccctAACGTGgtcatatctgcaaagacccctttGCCACGTAAG ggacTCCCTGCCCTACCTACCTGCTTACTGGCTCGTCCAGTTCATCACAGCCACTGCAGATAACCGATGGTCACTTCCACCCTCTCCTGTCTGGCGTATCtcag GAGAGACTTCACCTCCCGCCATGAACCTGGACATCCAGTGTGAGGAGCTGAGCGACAGCCGGTGGACGGAGCTCCTGCCGCTGATCCAGCAGTACGAGGTGGTCAG GCTGGACGACTGTGGCCTCACGGAGGTGCGGTGCAAGGACATCAGTTCCGCCCTCCGGGTCAACTCCTCCCTGACCGAGCTCAGTCTCGGCACCAATGAGCTGGGTGATGGCGGCGTGCACTTGGTGCTCCAGGGGCTGCAGAGCCCCACCTGCAAGATCCAGAAGCTCAG cctccagaactgctcCCTGACGGAGGCCGGCTGCGGGGCCCTGCCCGGCCTGCTGCgctccctgcccaccctgcaGGAGCTGCACCTCAGCAACAACCCGCTGGGGGACGCCGGCCTGCAGCTGCTCTGCGAGGGGCTCCTGGACCCCAAGTGCCAACTGGAGAAGCTGCA GCTGGAGTACTGCAACCTGACTGCCGCCAGCTGCGAGCCCCTGGCTGCCGTGCTCAGGGCCACGCAGAAGCTGAAGGAGCTGGTGCTGAGCAACAATGACATCGGCGAGGCGGGCATCCGGACGCTGTGCCGGGGCCTGGCGGACTCTGCCTGCCAGCTGGAGACGCTCAA GCTGGAGAACTGTGGCCTCACGGCGGCCAACTGTAAGGACCTGTGTGGCATCCTGGCTGCCCAGGCCTCGCTGAGAGAGCTGGACTTAGGCAGCAACGCGCTGAGTGACGCGGGCGTCACGGACCTGTGTCCCGGGCTGCTGAGCCCCGGCTCCCAGCTCAGGACCCTGTG gCTCTGGGAATGTGAGGTCACCACCAGCGGCTGCAGAGACCTGTGCCGCGTCCTCAGGGCCAAGGAGACCCTGAAGGAGCTCAGTCTGGCGGGCAACCACCTGGGTGACGAGGGCGCCCAACTGCTGTGTGAGAGCCTGCTGCAGCCCAGCTGCCAGCTGGAGATGCTGTG GGTGAAGTCCTGCAGCCTCACGGCCGCCTGCTGCCCCCACTTCGGCACCGTGCTGGCCCGGAACAAGCGTCTCCTGGAGCTGCAGCTGAGCAGCAACAAGCTGGGTGACGCGGGCGTCCAGGAGCTCTGCCGGGGCCTGCGCCAGCCCGGCTGCGTGCTGCGCGCGCTCTG GCTGGGGGACTGCGACGTGTCTAACAGCGGCTGTGGCGGGCTCGCGGCGCTCCTGCTGGCTAACCAGAGCCTGCGCGAGCTGGACCTGAGCAACAACTGCATGGGCGACCCTGGCGTCCTGCAGCTGCTGGGCAGCCTGGAGCAGCCCGGCTGTGCCCTGGAGCAGCTGGT CCTCTACGACATCTACTGGACGGAAGAGGTGGAGGACCGCCTGAGGGCCCTGGAGAGGAGCAAGCCCAGCCTGAGGGTCATCTCCTGA
- the LOC105079841 gene encoding ribonuclease inhibitor isoform X2 encodes MNLDIQCEELSDSRWTELLPLIQQYEVVRLDDCGLTEVRCKDISSALRVNSSLTELSLGTNELGDGGVHLVLQGLQSPTCKIQKLSLQNCSLTEAGCGALPGLLRSLPTLQELHLSNNPLGDAGLQLLCEGLLDPKCQLEKLQLEYCNLTAASCEPLAAVLRATQKLKELVLSNNDIGEAGIRTLCRGLADSACQLETLKLENCGLTAANCKDLCGILAAQASLRELDLGSNALSDAGVTDLCPGLLSPGSQLRTLWLWECEVTTSGCRDLCRVLRAKETLKELSLAGNHLGDEGAQLLCESLLQPSCQLEMLWVKSCSLTAACCPHFGTVLARNKRLLELQLSSNKLGDAGVQELCRGLRQPGCVLRALWLGDCDVSNSGCGGLAALLLANQSLRELDLSNNCMGDPGVLQLLGSLEQPGCALEQLVLYDIYWTEEVEDRLRALERSKPSLRVIS; translated from the exons ATGAACCTGGACATCCAGTGTGAGGAGCTGAGCGACAGCCGGTGGACGGAGCTCCTGCCGCTGATCCAGCAGTACGAGGTGGTCAG GCTGGACGACTGTGGCCTCACGGAGGTGCGGTGCAAGGACATCAGTTCCGCCCTCCGGGTCAACTCCTCCCTGACCGAGCTCAGTCTCGGCACCAATGAGCTGGGTGATGGCGGCGTGCACTTGGTGCTCCAGGGGCTGCAGAGCCCCACCTGCAAGATCCAGAAGCTCAG cctccagaactgctcCCTGACGGAGGCCGGCTGCGGGGCCCTGCCCGGCCTGCTGCgctccctgcccaccctgcaGGAGCTGCACCTCAGCAACAACCCGCTGGGGGACGCCGGCCTGCAGCTGCTCTGCGAGGGGCTCCTGGACCCCAAGTGCCAACTGGAGAAGCTGCA GCTGGAGTACTGCAACCTGACTGCCGCCAGCTGCGAGCCCCTGGCTGCCGTGCTCAGGGCCACGCAGAAGCTGAAGGAGCTGGTGCTGAGCAACAATGACATCGGCGAGGCGGGCATCCGGACGCTGTGCCGGGGCCTGGCGGACTCTGCCTGCCAGCTGGAGACGCTCAA GCTGGAGAACTGTGGCCTCACGGCGGCCAACTGTAAGGACCTGTGTGGCATCCTGGCTGCCCAGGCCTCGCTGAGAGAGCTGGACTTAGGCAGCAACGCGCTGAGTGACGCGGGCGTCACGGACCTGTGTCCCGGGCTGCTGAGCCCCGGCTCCCAGCTCAGGACCCTGTG gCTCTGGGAATGTGAGGTCACCACCAGCGGCTGCAGAGACCTGTGCCGCGTCCTCAGGGCCAAGGAGACCCTGAAGGAGCTCAGTCTGGCGGGCAACCACCTGGGTGACGAGGGCGCCCAACTGCTGTGTGAGAGCCTGCTGCAGCCCAGCTGCCAGCTGGAGATGCTGTG GGTGAAGTCCTGCAGCCTCACGGCCGCCTGCTGCCCCCACTTCGGCACCGTGCTGGCCCGGAACAAGCGTCTCCTGGAGCTGCAGCTGAGCAGCAACAAGCTGGGTGACGCGGGCGTCCAGGAGCTCTGCCGGGGCCTGCGCCAGCCCGGCTGCGTGCTGCGCGCGCTCTG GCTGGGGGACTGCGACGTGTCTAACAGCGGCTGTGGCGGGCTCGCGGCGCTCCTGCTGGCTAACCAGAGCCTGCGCGAGCTGGACCTGAGCAACAACTGCATGGGCGACCCTGGCGTCCTGCAGCTGCTGGGCAGCCTGGAGCAGCCCGGCTGTGCCCTGGAGCAGCTGGT CCTCTACGACATCTACTGGACGGAAGAGGTGGAGGACCGCCTGAGGGCCCTGGAGAGGAGCAAGCCCAGCCTGAGGGTCATCTCCTGA